A part of Leifsonia xyli subsp. xyli str. CTCB07 genomic DNA contains:
- a CDS encoding metal ABC transporter solute-binding protein, Zn/Mn family — translation MTQAQGGERRRPGAGRLMTPLTGGRAASLRDPLQRRCRSRLLIGAGLAGLLLSGCAAEPLLEPGTHRLQVVTTTGLLADLVKNVGGDRVDVTSIVPDGADPHTYEPTLRDVRNVVYADVAFSNYALLEEHTIVKALDANLSPRAANVSLAEESVKYSAELIPLVENVRLDTVWLGMRAEGAGRRYGATRASDVLLEATHADGPGNVYAYLTGTFGDTDVYFDSSNGFDAADGYKDDTATLPADAHTRLSWAFTKPGVYHLTLRGRLRTDDTSRPVDLGEATYTFAVGVNPDDARVADPVVLD, via the coding sequence GTGACGCAGGCGCAGGGGGGAGAGCGTCGCCGGCCGGGCGCCGGCCGGCTTATGACGCCGCTGACCGGGGGGCGCGCAGCCTCGCTGCGCGATCCCCTTCAGCGCCGCTGCCGCTCCCGCCTCCTGATCGGCGCCGGACTCGCCGGACTACTGTTGTCCGGGTGCGCCGCCGAGCCACTGCTCGAACCCGGAACGCACCGGCTCCAGGTGGTGACGACGACCGGGCTTCTGGCCGATCTGGTGAAGAACGTCGGCGGCGATCGGGTGGATGTCACATCGATCGTCCCCGACGGGGCCGATCCGCACACGTACGAGCCGACCCTGAGGGACGTCCGCAATGTCGTCTACGCCGATGTCGCGTTCTCCAACTACGCCCTGCTGGAAGAGCACACCATCGTCAAAGCCCTCGACGCCAACCTCAGCCCTCGGGCAGCGAATGTGTCTCTGGCCGAGGAGTCCGTCAAATACTCTGCCGAGCTCATCCCGCTCGTGGAGAACGTGCGTCTGGACACCGTCTGGCTGGGAATGCGCGCTGAGGGCGCTGGCCGGCGGTATGGGGCCACGCGCGCGTCTGATGTGCTGCTGGAGGCCACCCACGCGGACGGGCCGGGGAATGTCTACGCGTATCTGACCGGAACTTTCGGCGACACCGATGTGTACTTCGACTCCTCGAACGGCTTCGACGCCGCAGACGGGTACAAGGACGACACCGCCACACTGCCGGCCGATGCGCACACGCGTCTGTCGTGGGCCTTCACCAAACCCGGTGTCTACCACCTCACCCTGCGCGGCCGGCTGCGAACGGACGACACCTCCAGGCCGGTCGATCTCGGCGAAGCGACTTACACCTTCGCTGTCGGTGTCAA
- a CDS encoding choice-of-anchor M domain-containing protein encodes MVLRTRGAEGAHLWPGLSTEGWKVSDIAPSANIDFTLNGVLTPTADARVVIFDNTASDDGFVKSRPSGVWFDSSRLPMTRTSQIGAHQHMNWAFTAPGRYCLNVTAKTQLTSGSWASDSGMVTVWIGDPAAAGYVVPCDRDATPPQASLQPLAVTPTATARVARAGGADLTTYLTGGRHRHGHPGVSVRDGAGRIRRRGGCRLNRQRVHYGRLPHGAGHEHRAEHRPDRP; translated from the coding sequence CTGGTACTTCGAACAAGGGGGGCGGAGGGCGCCCATCTGTGGCCGGGGCTGAGCACAGAGGGCTGGAAGGTCTCCGACATCGCGCCGAGCGCGAACATCGACTTCACTCTGAACGGTGTCCTCACCCCGACCGCCGACGCGCGCGTTGTGATCTTCGACAACACCGCGAGCGACGACGGATTCGTCAAGTCGCGACCCTCCGGGGTGTGGTTCGACTCCTCCCGGCTGCCGATGACGCGCACGTCGCAGATCGGGGCGCACCAGCATATGAACTGGGCGTTCACGGCCCCGGGGCGCTATTGCCTGAACGTCACCGCGAAGACGCAGCTCACCTCCGGCTCTTGGGCGTCGGACAGCGGCATGGTCACGGTGTGGATCGGCGACCCAGCCGCCGCAGGCTACGTCGTCCCCTGCGATCGCGACGCCACCCCGCCCCAGGCGAGCCTTCAGCCGCTCGCGGTGACACCGACGGCCACGGCGAGGGTGGCCCGCGCTGGTGGCGCCGACCTCACCACTTATCTGACCGGGGGGCGGCATCGACACGGTCACCCGGGTGTAAGCGTCCGCGACGGCGCCGGTCGAATACGTCGCCGCGGAGGATGTCGTCTAAACCGCCAACGTGTCCACTATGGGCGGCTACCGCACGGGGCAGGACATGAACACCGGGCTGAACACCGACCGGATCGCCCCTGA
- a CDS encoding Ig-like domain repeat protein, with the protein MSATLPGGVVWGTAHGQNRSVAVNTRTPSTLVWAFTEPGEYAVSVAAEARFSNADGTQSESATAKPVTYRFEVSALTPAPAQAVSTPVPSTPVPSTAAPSTPAPSASAPGSPTSPRTQALDTAKSSAPGSVPAAKRDAAVVLASSSPSAKAGDSLTLTASVTPVGAAGFVEFTEAEKLLGRIPVDSSTGVASHTVAALTAGSHSYTAQFVPSDLGAYTTASSDPVTVTVHGDRTVLSAGDLRLGPQYVDVIAAATGFGSFRMGVRNVTGWSYGDAPAPWSAAEDTIIHLTDRERDPATGSWSTPQATEDPGAYAQGKAGRLLFGVTGGDTSAVSEKAVISNDTTPSFTLTSVTGPDGGRFSASSVTGDYVEDPPGSGAWTQPVASTWDSSALTAGGAPQTVMENNVTTRASAWNMGWSFTQPGQYCVSVKTVIKSYKPSATRSAQATYTLVVGDKTDPAMVTPCAQVPLSGGGDDGHDSGASRPAIRRCSGRVTLTCARCSIMRVTASRSASNRQRSTTRRTLSSPAPTDRRPLESLTRRWTPV; encoded by the coding sequence GTGTCGGCGACTCTTCCCGGTGGTGTCGTCTGGGGAACCGCCCACGGGCAAAACCGCAGCGTCGCCGTGAACACCAGGACGCCTTCCACGCTTGTGTGGGCTTTCACCGAGCCCGGCGAGTACGCGGTCAGCGTGGCGGCCGAAGCCCGCTTCTCAAACGCTGACGGGACGCAGAGCGAGAGCGCGACGGCCAAGCCGGTCACCTACCGATTCGAGGTCTCTGCTCTCACACCGGCCCCCGCACAGGCCGTCTCGACGCCGGTCCCTTCGACGCCGGTCCCCTCGACAGCGGCCCCTTCGACGCCCGCGCCGTCCGCCTCGGCCCCGGGGTCACCCACGAGCCCTCGGACGCAGGCCCTGGACACGGCGAAATCCTCAGCGCCCGGCAGCGTACCCGCGGCGAAGCGGGACGCTGCCGTCGTGCTCGCCTCCTCGTCCCCCTCGGCGAAGGCCGGCGATTCCCTCACTCTCACCGCGAGCGTCACGCCCGTCGGCGCCGCTGGCTTCGTGGAGTTCACCGAGGCCGAGAAGCTGCTCGGCCGGATTCCGGTCGACTCGTCCACAGGGGTGGCCAGCCACACCGTCGCCGCTCTGACGGCTGGTTCCCACAGCTACACCGCGCAGTTCGTTCCGAGCGACCTCGGGGCGTACACCACCGCTTCGTCTGACCCTGTCACGGTGACTGTGCATGGAGACCGCACGGTCCTCTCCGCCGGGGATCTGAGACTCGGTCCGCAGTACGTGGATGTCATCGCGGCCGCGACCGGATTCGGCTCCTTCCGCATGGGGGTGCGAAACGTAACCGGATGGTCGTATGGGGACGCACCGGCGCCGTGGTCCGCGGCAGAGGACACGATCATCCACCTCACGGATCGAGAGCGCGACCCCGCGACGGGTTCCTGGTCGACGCCGCAGGCGACCGAGGACCCGGGCGCTTATGCGCAAGGAAAAGCCGGGCGGCTGCTCTTCGGCGTGACCGGCGGGGACACCTCCGCCGTTTCCGAGAAAGCGGTGATCTCCAATGACACAACCCCGAGTTTCACCCTCACCTCGGTCACCGGGCCGGACGGCGGACGGTTCTCGGCGTCCTCGGTGACCGGCGACTATGTCGAGGACCCGCCGGGCTCCGGCGCCTGGACTCAGCCGGTCGCGTCCACCTGGGACTCGTCGGCGCTGACCGCGGGCGGTGCGCCGCAGACCGTGATGGAGAACAACGTCACCACCCGCGCCAGTGCGTGGAATATGGGCTGGTCCTTCACTCAGCCAGGCCAGTACTGCGTGAGCGTGAAGACCGTGATCAAAAGCTACAAGCCATCGGCGACACGGTCCGCGCAAGCCACCTACACTCTTGTTGTCGGCGACAAAACCGATCCGGCGATGGTCACGCCCTGCGCGCAGGTCCCGCTGTCCGGAGGCGGCGATGACGGCCACGACTCGGGGGCGTCCCGGCCGGCAATCCGACGGTGCTCGGGGCGGGTCACCTTGACATGCGCGCGGTGCTCAATCATGCGGGTGACGGCATCACGTTCGGCGTCAAACCGGCAGCGTTCTACGACACGAAGGACGTTGTCCTCACCGGCGCCTACGGACCGGCGGCCGTTGGAGAGCCTAACCAGGCGCTGGACCCCCGTCTGA
- the ykgO gene encoding type B 50S ribosomal protein L36, producing the protein MKVRASIKSLKNQPGAQVVRRRGRVYVINKLNPRFEGLQG; encoded by the coding sequence ATGAAAGTCAGGGCGTCGATCAAATCGCTGAAGAACCAGCCTGGCGCGCAGGTTGTGCGTCGTCGGGGCAGGGTCTATGTCATCAATAAGCTCAACCCCCGGTTCGAGGGGCTTCAGGGCTGA
- a CDS encoding TIGR03773 family transporter-associated surface protein has translation MSPAEVRAARAKPAVAQCASTGVSVISAGHLDWNTQIIGGKLESLIGDDSTGARLYREPDSTVLWLKPASRVSLPAGFPQIGPSGATVWQVPQTQNYDLIWLGWSTELLNAGNASSPVTWSLTRIDGPGSVKVYTVGSFGNLQEMVFEGAGSHTLPLGVHVHANWAFSAQGVYHLHFTQTATLAQGQRSSDSEVLTVAVGDANPDTALSKGAGCGALSNTLATGNQSLHDAKQAAEQAQADAARAQARALPGGPATRAFSTRSRR, from the coding sequence CTGTCACCAGCGGAGGTCAGAGCGGCACGGGCGAAACCGGCTGTCGCGCAGTGCGCAAGCACGGGTGTGTCGGTGATCTCGGCCGGGCATCTGGACTGGAACACGCAGATCATCGGCGGGAAACTCGAATCCCTGATCGGCGACGACTCCACCGGTGCCCGCCTGTACCGGGAACCGGACAGCACCGTGCTGTGGCTGAAACCAGCGTCGCGGGTCAGCCTCCCCGCCGGGTTCCCGCAGATCGGACCATCCGGCGCGACGGTGTGGCAGGTGCCGCAGACGCAGAACTATGACCTCATCTGGCTGGGCTGGTCCACGGAGCTGCTCAACGCCGGCAACGCCTCCAGCCCCGTGACCTGGTCGCTGACCCGGATCGATGGCCCCGGCAGCGTGAAGGTCTACACGGTCGGTTCGTTCGGAAACTTGCAGGAGATGGTGTTCGAAGGCGCGGGCAGCCACACTCTCCCGCTCGGCGTGCATGTGCATGCGAACTGGGCGTTCAGCGCTCAAGGCGTCTACCACCTGCACTTCACCCAGACCGCCACGCTCGCCCAGGGGCAGCGTTCCTCTGACAGCGAGGTGCTGACCGTCGCGGTCGGCGATGCGAACCCGGACACGGCCCTGTCCAAGGGCGCCGGGTGCGGTGCCCTCTCGAACACGCTGGCGACCGGGAATCAGAGCCTGCACGACGCGAAACAGGCCGCCGAGCAGGCGCAGGCCGACGCTGCGCGAGCCCAGGCGAGGGCGCTGCCCGGGGGACCCGCCACGCGGGCCTTCTCGACCCGATCGCGGCGCTGA
- a CDS encoding DNA-directed RNA polymerase subunit beta': MLDATTFDELRIGLATADDIRRWSYGEVKKPETINYRTLKPEKDGLFGEQIFGPSRDWECSCGKYKRVRFKGIVCERCGVEVTKSSVRRERMGHIELAAPVTHIWYFKGVPSRLGYLLDMAPKDLEKVIYFAAYMVIDVDEEGRHADMPGLENELRLESKTLSDQRDARVAERLQRLETDLAALEEEGAKADQKRRVKDTAEKEMGQLRKSFDEDIARLERVWESFRTLKVGDLKPEDADFNELLDRFGLYFEAFMGAEAIKRRLQAFDLNQEAELLREQIATGKGQKKIRAIKRLRVVSSFLATGNSPAAMVLDVVPVIPPELRPMVQLDGGRFATSDLNDLYRRVINRNNRLRRLLDLGAPEIIVNNEKRMLQEAVDALFDNGRRGRPVTGTGNRALKSLSDMLKGKQGRFRQNLLGKRVDYSGRSVIIVGPQLKLHQCGLPKQMALELFKPFVIKRLIDLSHAQNIKAAKRMVERSRPQVWDVLEEIIRERPVLLNRAPTLHRLGIQAFEPQLVEGKAIQLHPLVCAAFNADFDGDQMAVHLPLSVEAQAEARILMLASNNILKPSDGRPVTLPSQDMIIGLHHLTTVREGAEGEGRAFASVSEAIMAKDQGSLHLNATIKIRLDNYVPSDAADTGTEPVTAVVETTLGRALFNEALPVDYPYVEAVADKGQISAIVNALAERYPKVEVAAALDRIKDAGFYWGTRSGVTVSLSDILTPPNKPQIVAGYEKKAAKINSEFEKGLTTDLERRQELVKIWTEATNEVAEAMSANFPADNTINRMVTSGARGNWLQVRNIAGMRGLVNNPKGEIIPRPIISSYREGLSVAEYFIATHGARKGLADTALRTADSGYLTRRLVDVSQDVIIREDDCGTTKGLDLPIATVDAEGVLTRDPNVENSVFARTLAADAVGTDGTVVAKAGEDVGDVLIDKLVAAGVVDIKVRSVLTCESAVGVCAACYGRSLATGKLVDIGEAVGIIAAQSIGEPGTQLTMRTFHTGGSASADDITQGLPRVQELFEARTPKGASPIAEAAGRIVIEETDKSRKVILTPDNGDEPHVYPVLKRSTLLVEDRQQVELGQQLIVGTVDPKEVLRVKGVREVQKHLVGGVQGVYRSQGVPIHDKHIEVIVRQMLRKVTVVDHGDTDLLPGELVDRSRYNEINRGALQEGKKTASARQEVMGITKASLATESWLSAASFQETTRVLTQAAMEGKSDPLIGLKENVIIGKLIPAGTGLSRYRNVSVEATEEAKAERYPNRIFADDSAFSENDLSFVDFDSFSSDDYTPGTYN; the protein is encoded by the coding sequence TTGCTCGACGCAACAACTTTCGATGAGCTGCGTATCGGACTGGCCACCGCTGACGACATCCGTCGCTGGAGCTACGGCGAGGTCAAGAAGCCGGAGACCATCAACTACCGCACCTTGAAGCCGGAGAAGGACGGTCTCTTCGGCGAGCAGATCTTCGGACCCTCCCGCGACTGGGAGTGCTCGTGCGGCAAGTACAAGCGCGTGCGCTTCAAGGGCATCGTGTGCGAGCGCTGTGGCGTGGAGGTCACCAAGTCCTCCGTGCGCCGCGAGCGCATGGGCCACATCGAGCTGGCCGCGCCGGTCACGCACATCTGGTACTTCAAGGGTGTGCCCAGCCGTCTCGGCTACCTGCTCGACATGGCACCGAAGGACCTCGAGAAGGTCATCTACTTCGCCGCCTACATGGTGATCGACGTGGACGAGGAAGGCCGTCACGCCGACATGCCCGGCCTCGAGAACGAGCTGCGCCTGGAGAGCAAGACGCTGTCCGACCAGCGCGACGCCCGCGTCGCCGAGCGTCTGCAGCGCCTGGAGACTGACCTCGCCGCCCTGGAGGAGGAGGGCGCCAAGGCCGACCAGAAGCGCCGCGTCAAGGACACGGCCGAGAAGGAGATGGGCCAGCTCCGCAAGTCCTTCGACGAGGACATCGCCCGCCTGGAGCGCGTGTGGGAGTCGTTCCGCACCCTCAAGGTCGGCGACCTCAAGCCGGAGGACGCGGACTTCAACGAGCTCCTCGACCGCTTCGGCCTGTACTTCGAGGCGTTCATGGGCGCGGAGGCCATCAAGCGCCGCCTGCAGGCCTTCGACCTGAACCAGGAGGCCGAGCTGCTCCGCGAGCAGATCGCCACCGGCAAGGGCCAGAAGAAGATCCGTGCGATCAAGCGCCTGCGCGTGGTGTCGTCGTTCCTCGCGACCGGAAACTCGCCGGCCGCGATGGTCCTCGACGTCGTCCCGGTCATACCGCCGGAGCTGCGCCCGATGGTCCAGCTCGACGGTGGCCGCTTCGCCACCAGCGACCTGAACGACCTGTACCGCCGCGTGATCAACCGCAACAACCGTCTCCGGCGTCTGCTCGACCTCGGCGCGCCCGAGATCATCGTGAACAACGAGAAGCGGATGCTGCAGGAGGCCGTGGACGCTCTGTTCGACAACGGCCGCCGCGGCCGTCCTGTCACCGGCACCGGCAACCGGGCGCTGAAGTCCCTGAGCGACATGCTCAAGGGCAAGCAGGGCCGCTTCCGCCAGAACCTGCTCGGCAAGCGCGTGGACTACTCGGGCCGTTCGGTCATCATCGTGGGTCCGCAGCTGAAGCTGCACCAGTGCGGTCTGCCCAAGCAGATGGCGCTGGAGCTGTTCAAGCCGTTCGTCATCAAGCGCCTGATCGACCTGAGCCACGCTCAGAACATCAAGGCCGCCAAGCGAATGGTCGAGCGTTCGCGCCCGCAGGTGTGGGATGTGCTCGAGGAGATCATCCGCGAGCGCCCTGTGCTGCTGAACCGCGCGCCCACCTTGCACCGTCTCGGCATCCAGGCGTTCGAGCCCCAGCTGGTCGAGGGTAAGGCCATCCAGCTGCACCCGCTCGTCTGCGCCGCGTTCAACGCGGACTTCGACGGCGACCAGATGGCCGTCCACCTGCCGCTGTCGGTGGAGGCTCAGGCCGAGGCCCGCATCCTGATGCTCGCCTCGAACAACATCCTGAAGCCGTCGGACGGCCGTCCGGTCACGCTGCCCTCGCAGGACATGATCATCGGTCTGCACCACCTCACCACCGTGCGCGAGGGCGCCGAGGGCGAGGGCCGTGCGTTCGCGTCGGTCTCCGAGGCGATCATGGCGAAGGACCAGGGCAGCCTGCACCTGAATGCCACGATCAAGATCCGTCTCGACAACTACGTTCCGTCCGACGCGGCGGACACGGGGACTGAGCCGGTCACCGCCGTGGTGGAGACCACCCTCGGCCGCGCCCTCTTCAATGAGGCGCTGCCGGTGGACTACCCCTACGTGGAAGCCGTCGCCGACAAGGGCCAGATCTCCGCGATCGTCAACGCGCTCGCGGAGCGCTACCCGAAGGTGGAGGTCGCCGCGGCGCTCGACCGGATCAAGGACGCCGGCTTCTACTGGGGCACTCGCTCCGGTGTGACGGTGTCGCTGAGCGACATCCTGACGCCGCCGAACAAGCCGCAGATCGTGGCGGGCTACGAGAAGAAGGCCGCCAAGATCAACTCCGAGTTCGAGAAGGGTCTCACGACCGACCTCGAGCGCCGCCAGGAGCTGGTGAAGATCTGGACCGAGGCCACCAACGAGGTCGCCGAGGCCATGAGCGCCAACTTCCCGGCCGATAACACCATCAACCGGATGGTCACGTCGGGCGCCCGTGGTAACTGGCTGCAGGTGCGCAACATCGCCGGTATGCGCGGGCTCGTGAACAACCCGAAGGGTGAGATCATCCCCCGCCCGATCATCTCCTCGTACCGCGAGGGGCTGTCGGTGGCGGAGTACTTTATCGCGACGCACGGCGCCCGCAAGGGTCTGGCCGACACGGCCCTCCGCACGGCCGACTCGGGCTACCTCACCCGTCGTCTGGTGGACGTCTCGCAGGATGTCATCATCCGCGAGGACGACTGCGGCACGACCAAGGGCCTCGACCTGCCGATCGCGACCGTCGACGCCGAAGGCGTGCTCACGCGCGACCCGAACGTCGAGAACTCGGTGTTCGCCCGGACGCTCGCGGCCGACGCCGTGGGCACGGACGGCACCGTGGTCGCGAAGGCCGGCGAAGATGTGGGCGACGTGCTCATCGACAAGCTGGTCGCCGCCGGTGTCGTGGACATCAAGGTGCGCTCCGTGCTCACCTGCGAGTCCGCGGTCGGCGTCTGCGCCGCCTGCTATGGCCGCTCGCTCGCGACCGGCAAGCTGGTGGACATCGGCGAGGCTGTCGGCATCATCGCCGCGCAGTCGATCGGTGAGCCGGGCACGCAGCTGACGATGCGGACCTTCCACACCGGTGGTTCGGCCTCCGCCGACGACATCACCCAGGGTCTGCCGCGCGTCCAGGAGCTGTTCGAGGCCCGCACCCCCAAGGGTGCGTCCCCGATCGCCGAGGCCGCGGGCCGCATCGTCATCGAGGAGACGGACAAGTCCCGCAAGGTCATTCTGACCCCGGACAACGGCGACGAGCCGCACGTCTACCCGGTGCTGAAGCGCTCCACCCTCCTGGTGGAGGACCGCCAGCAGGTCGAGCTCGGTCAGCAGCTGATCGTCGGCACGGTCGACCCGAAGGAAGTCCTCCGGGTCAAGGGCGTCCGCGAGGTGCAGAAGCACCTGGTGGGCGGCGTGCAGGGTGTCTACCGCTCGCAGGGTGTGCCGATCCACGACAAGCACATCGAGGTCATCGTCCGCCAGATGCTCCGCAAGGTCACCGTCGTCGACCACGGCGACACCGACCTGCTGCCGGGTGAGCTCGTCGACCGCTCGCGGTACAACGAGATCAACCGCGGTGCGCTGCAGGAGGGCAAGAAGACGGCATCCGCCCGTCAGGAGGTCATGGGTATCACCAAGGCCTCGCTGGCGACCGAGTCGTGGTTGTCGGCCGCGTCCTTCCAGGAGACCACCCGCGTCCTGACGCAGGCGGCCATGGAGGGCAAGTCCGACCCGCTGATCGGTCTCAAGGAGAACGTCATCATCGGTAAGCTCATCCCGGCCGGCACCGGCCTGTCGCGCTACCGCAACGTCTCCGTCGAGGCCACCGAGGAAGCGAAGGCGGAGCGGTACCCCAACCGCATCTTCGCCGACGACTCCGCGTTCAGCGAGAACGACCTGAGCTTCGTCGACTTCGACAGCTTCAGCTCGGACGACTACACCCCCGGTACCTACAACTGA
- a CDS encoding IS30 family transposase, which produces MRSLEAALHPRFLSLQERELIRDLTRAGLSLCRVAAKLGRSVSTISREIRRNQLPGEGGYHPYVAHRKAASRRPRPKATRLVRNPQLRSYVQRKLTLRWSPEQISRSLIREFPGDAEMRVAHETIYQAFYVQGRGQLRRELTMVLRTGRAKRKPHRSGAARRHRFADPMVMISDRPAEIEDRAVPGHWEGDLIIGGHRNSAIGTLVERSTRFVMLIHLPIDRTAESVRDGLISAVKTLPRELRRSITWDQGSEMAAHKSFTIATDIPVYFCDPASPWQRGSNENTNGLLRQYFPKGKGTDLARFTATDLTNVAHELNTRPRKTLGWETPAERLAKLLAS; this is translated from the coding sequence ATGCGTTCGCTCGAAGCCGCACTCCACCCACGATTCCTCTCCCTGCAGGAGCGTGAGCTGATCCGGGACCTGACCAGGGCCGGCCTTTCGTTGTGTCGGGTCGCGGCCAAGCTTGGTCGCTCGGTGTCGACGATCAGTCGAGAGATTCGCCGGAATCAGCTTCCTGGAGAGGGCGGCTACCATCCATACGTGGCGCATCGGAAAGCGGCCAGCCGCCGACCGCGACCGAAAGCCACGAGGCTGGTCCGCAATCCGCAGCTGCGCAGTTACGTTCAACGGAAGCTGACGCTACGTTGGTCGCCGGAGCAGATCAGCCGGTCGCTGATCCGCGAGTTCCCCGGCGATGCGGAGATGCGCGTGGCGCACGAGACGATCTATCAAGCCTTCTACGTGCAGGGCCGTGGACAACTCCGCCGCGAGCTCACGATGGTGCTGCGGACCGGCCGGGCCAAGCGGAAACCGCATCGTTCTGGCGCCGCTCGCAGACATCGTTTCGCGGATCCGATGGTAATGATCTCCGACCGTCCCGCCGAAATCGAGGACCGCGCCGTTCCCGGACATTGGGAAGGCGACCTCATCATCGGCGGACACCGCAACAGCGCCATCGGCACCCTCGTGGAACGCTCCACCCGGTTCGTGATGCTGATCCATCTCCCCATCGATCGCACCGCAGAATCCGTCCGGGACGGACTGATCAGCGCCGTCAAGACACTCCCACGCGAACTCCGTCGCTCGATCACCTGGGACCAGGGCTCGGAAATGGCAGCTCACAAGTCGTTCACGATAGCCACCGACATCCCGGTCTACTTCTGCGACCCCGCGAGTCCCTGGCAACGCGGCAGCAACGAGAACACCAACGGACTCCTTCGCCAATACTTCCCCAAGGGAAAGGGAACAGACCTCGCCCGATTCACCGCAACCGACCTGACGAACGTCGCCCACGAGCTCAACACCCGCCCACGCAAAACGCTCGGCTGGGAAACCCCAGCCGAACGCCTCGCTAAACTACTCGCCAGCTAA
- a CDS encoding transposase produces MSRLRRSAGKRKYTQAEREAFFVIFKESRSTTIAARELGFNPATCAQWVRKAGLASHGYTGGGMSAHPCKDEYLELRSSGLSRREAVGRVGISPNTGYLWDSRTGDAFIQMVAWSITKTGCLSLLILFSGRRCVRSKPHSTHDSSPCRSVS; encoded by the coding sequence GTGTCCCGTTTAAGGCGCAGTGCGGGGAAGAGGAAGTACACCCAGGCGGAGCGTGAAGCCTTCTTCGTCATTTTCAAGGAGTCCAGGAGTACGACGATCGCGGCGAGGGAGCTAGGGTTCAACCCCGCGACGTGCGCGCAATGGGTTCGCAAGGCGGGCCTGGCTAGTCACGGCTACACCGGCGGCGGCATGAGCGCGCACCCATGCAAGGACGAGTACCTGGAGCTGCGGAGCAGCGGGCTCTCGCGCCGCGAAGCGGTGGGACGAGTCGGAATCAGCCCGAACACGGGATACCTCTGGGACAGTCGAACGGGCGACGCATTTATCCAGATGGTCGCGTGGTCGATTACAAAGACAGGGTGCCTGTCGTTGTTGATCCTGTTCAGCGGGCGTCGATGCGTTCGCTCGAAGCCGCACTCCACCCACGATTCCTCTCCCTGCAGGAGCGTGAGCTGA
- a CDS encoding GTP-binding protein codes for MNSAALSRAELSTVIALISHLSPQARLRVHQDAIEPWVPGEPFTAGQERPGWIGLLNDDYEPHLTDPRVTAFRYENVRPLHPVRLRRLLNRLETDAFGTVIRSAGFCRFASRPHVVAHWDQVGRTISFDPLSHDDTLEDDQEFLALGQELAIIGLDTGGLTAALDDTALTDGELTAGPTLWTKRRIPVVVATRRLAGE; via the coding sequence GTGAACTCGGCGGCCCTCTCGAGGGCGGAACTGTCGACCGTGATCGCGCTCATCAGCCACCTCAGCCCGCAGGCGCGCCTGCGGGTGCATCAGGACGCTATCGAGCCATGGGTCCCGGGCGAGCCGTTCACCGCAGGACAGGAACGGCCCGGCTGGATCGGGCTGCTCAACGACGACTACGAGCCACACCTGACCGACCCGCGCGTCACCGCCTTCCGGTACGAGAACGTGCGGCCACTGCATCCGGTGCGGCTCCGCCGCCTGCTGAACCGACTCGAGACAGACGCCTTCGGCACCGTCATCCGCTCCGCCGGGTTCTGCCGCTTCGCCTCCCGGCCCCACGTCGTAGCGCACTGGGACCAGGTGGGCCGGACGATCAGCTTCGACCCGCTCAGCCACGACGACACCCTGGAGGACGACCAAGAGTTCCTCGCCCTCGGTCAGGAACTCGCGATCATCGGCCTCGACACCGGCGGCCTGACCGCTGCGCTCGACGACACCGCGCTCACCGATGGCGAACTCACTGCGGGCCCCACCCTCTGGACAAAACGGCGGATTCCAGTGGTTGTTGCAACACGACGATTAGCTGGCGAGTAG